Proteins from one Caulobacter sp. 73W genomic window:
- a CDS encoding Rrf2 family transcriptional regulator, whose product MLHVLLHMAQADGPMTSEQVAAMLGTNPVVVRRTMGGLRSAGYVTSEKGHGGGWTLAANLSDLSLLDIHKAVGGPKLFAIGHDSDNPDCAVERAVNKALDQTLAQAEALLLSKLSDVTLADLAQDFARLCSPPRP is encoded by the coding sequence ATGCTGCATGTCCTGCTGCACATGGCGCAGGCGGATGGCCCAATGACCTCCGAACAGGTCGCCGCCATGTTAGGCACCAACCCAGTGGTCGTGCGCCGGACCATGGGTGGGTTGCGAAGCGCGGGCTATGTAACGTCTGAAAAGGGCCACGGCGGCGGCTGGACCCTGGCGGCGAACCTCTCCGACCTTTCCTTGCTCGACATCCACAAAGCCGTCGGCGGGCCCAAGCTGTTCGCCATCGGCCACGATTCCGACAACCCTGATTGCGCCGTCGAGAGAGCGGTCAACAAGGCCCTGGACCAAACCCTCGCTCAGGCCGAAGCTCTTCTTCTGAGCAAGCTCTCCGACGTGACCCTCGCGGACCTAGCCCAAGATTTCGCTCGGTTATGCAGCCCACCCCGCCCTTGA
- a CDS encoding NUDIX domain-containing protein, producing the protein MNRIEIVTAVIRDDDGRWLVVRKRGSSIFMKPGGKREPGEDDLTALAREVREELACGIVDPVLLGAFEAPAANEPDTTVRAVVYLARIDGEPVAQAEIEEALWLDVEAPGERKLARLLTEQVLPAVRAL; encoded by the coding sequence TTGAACCGGATTGAAATCGTCACCGCCGTCATCCGTGACGACGACGGGCGCTGGCTGGTGGTCCGCAAGCGCGGCTCTTCGATCTTCATGAAGCCGGGCGGCAAGCGCGAGCCCGGCGAGGACGACCTGACCGCCCTCGCCCGCGAGGTGCGCGAGGAGCTGGCCTGCGGGATCGTCGACCCCGTGCTTCTGGGGGCCTTCGAGGCGCCCGCCGCCAACGAGCCGGATACGACCGTCCGCGCGGTCGTCTATCTGGCCCGCATCGATGGCGAACCCGTCGCCCAGGCCGAGATCGAGGAAGCCCTGTGGCTGGACGTCGAGGCGCCGGGCGAACGGAAGCTGGCGCGGCTGCTGACGGAACAGGTGCTGCCAGCCGTCCGCGCCCTTTAG
- the hemB gene encoding porphobilinogen synthase produces the protein MRQADWVRRLVRETVLTPSDLIWSMVVHEGEGRVPVASMPGVERLSVAEAAKAAVQARELGIPAIAIFPHIDGARKDASGSIAADPDGVIPRAVKAMKDAAPEVGIMCDVALDPFTNHGHDGVVEGGKILNDPTIERLIEQGLMQAEAGADILAPSDMMDGRIGALRTALESHSHQDVMIMSYAAKYASAFYGPYRDAIGSAKLSAGQGDKKTYQMDPANTEEAIREVALDIAEGADMIMVKPGLPYLDIARRLVETFSMPTFAFQVSGEYAQIKAAAANGWIDEERAMLETLGAFKRAGCAGTITYFAPVAARLLGA, from the coding sequence CTGCGTCAGGCCGACTGGGTCCGACGCCTTGTCCGCGAGACGGTGCTGACCCCGTCCGATCTGATCTGGTCGATGGTGGTGCATGAGGGCGAAGGCCGCGTCCCGGTCGCCTCCATGCCGGGGGTCGAGCGCCTGTCGGTGGCGGAAGCGGCCAAGGCCGCTGTTCAGGCTCGCGAGCTGGGCATCCCCGCCATCGCCATCTTCCCGCACATCGACGGGGCCCGCAAAGACGCCAGCGGCTCCATCGCCGCCGATCCTGACGGCGTCATTCCCCGCGCGGTCAAGGCCATGAAGGACGCCGCGCCGGAAGTCGGCATCATGTGCGACGTGGCCCTGGACCCCTTCACCAACCACGGCCACGACGGCGTGGTCGAAGGCGGCAAGATCCTCAACGATCCGACCATCGAACGCCTCATCGAACAGGGGCTGATGCAGGCCGAGGCCGGCGCCGACATCCTGGCCCCGTCGGACATGATGGACGGTCGTATCGGCGCTCTGCGCACAGCGCTGGAAAGCCATTCGCATCAAGACGTTATGATCATGTCTTACGCGGCGAAATACGCCTCGGCCTTCTACGGCCCGTACCGCGACGCCATCGGCTCGGCCAAGCTGTCGGCCGGTCAGGGAGACAAGAAGACCTACCAGATGGACCCGGCCAACACCGAGGAAGCCATCCGTGAGGTCGCCCTCGACATCGCCGAAGGCGCCGACATGATCATGGTCAAGCCGGGCCTGCCCTATCTCGACATCGCCCGCCGCCTGGTCGAGACCTTCTCCATGCCGACCTTCGCCTTCCAGGTCAGCGGCGAGTACGCCCAGATCAAGGCCGCCGCCGCCAACGGCTGGATCGACGAGGAGCGCGCCATGCTGGAGACGCTGGGCGCCTTCAAGCGCGCCGGGTGCGCCGGGACGATCACCTACTTCGCCCCCGTCGCCGCCCGCCTCCTAGGCGCCTAG
- a CDS encoding NAD(P)/FAD-dependent oxidoreductase has protein sequence MQDQYDIIIIGGGPAGLSSALIAGRAGLSALLIDGGAPRNAAAPAMHSYLSRDGILPADFRAISHQELARYKTVQRLDGLVLGLESNGEGMMVSMDTGRSVHGRKVLLAAGLADHLPDIEGVAGQWGRGVHACPFCDGHEHRDEHWGVLLQDVALAEYALFLRNWAGRMTVFVPSAAPSETVALLENDGVAVERRAVVKVIGKDGHSLSGVVLEDGTQVPIESLWLRPRQTQGALVEALGLRLREDGAVWRDDQGETSMANVLAAGDCAAGMAQQAIFAAADGARTTFSIVHAVTSGGRRQI, from the coding sequence ATGCAAGACCAATATGACATCATCATTATCGGCGGCGGCCCCGCCGGTCTGTCGTCGGCCCTGATCGCAGGCCGCGCGGGTCTGAGCGCGCTGCTGATCGATGGCGGCGCCCCGCGCAACGCCGCAGCGCCGGCGATGCACAGCTATCTGTCCCGGGACGGCATACTGCCCGCTGATTTTCGAGCGATCAGTCACCAGGAACTGGCCCGCTACAAGACTGTCCAGCGGCTGGACGGTCTTGTGCTGGGGCTGGAAAGCAACGGTGAGGGCATGATGGTGAGCATGGACACTGGGCGATCCGTCCATGGCCGCAAGGTTCTTTTGGCGGCCGGGCTTGCGGACCACCTGCCCGACATCGAGGGGGTGGCCGGGCAGTGGGGAAGGGGCGTTCATGCGTGCCCGTTCTGCGATGGCCACGAACATCGCGATGAGCATTGGGGGGTGTTGCTGCAGGACGTCGCCTTGGCCGAATACGCCCTGTTCCTGCGCAACTGGGCGGGGAGGATGACCGTCTTCGTCCCTTCAGCGGCGCCGAGCGAGACCGTCGCCCTGCTGGAAAATGACGGCGTTGCGGTGGAACGGCGCGCGGTCGTTAAGGTGATCGGAAAGGACGGCCATAGTCTGAGCGGCGTCGTTCTGGAGGATGGGACGCAGGTTCCTATCGAGTCCCTTTGGCTGCGCCCGCGTCAAACCCAGGGCGCTCTCGTCGAAGCGCTGGGCCTTCGTCTCCGAGAGGACGGCGCGGTATGGCGCGACGATCAGGGCGAAACCTCCATGGCCAATGTCCTGGCGGCGGGCGATTGCGCCGCGGGAATGGCTCAGCAGGCGATCTTCGCGGCGGCCGACGGCGCGAGGACGACGTTCTCGATCGTGCATGCCGTCACAAGCGGCGGCCGTCGACAGATCTAG
- a CDS encoding alpha/beta fold hydrolase: MKFKALCLAAAAALSLATGAVAQTAWPIKEGDYVARNFKFGTGETLPELRLHYTTLGEPRRDAKGKITNAVMVLHGTGGTGKQFLSPQFAEELYKPGGVLDPAKYYIIMPDNIGHGKSSKPSDGLKAKFPQYDYDDMVAAQHELLTKGLGVDHLRLLFGTSMGCMHGFVWAEQYPTFSQAMMPMACLPTEIAGRNRLWRKMTIDGITSDPAWNGGNYTTQPQQGLRIATNFLILAGSSTIPMQKALPTREATDKFVEADVTRRMAGIDANDFLYQVSSSRNYNPWPKLDAVKVPMTWINSADDFINPPELGIDLEAAKRLPTAKYILIPASENTKGHGSHTWAVLWQDEMKALLERTEK; the protein is encoded by the coding sequence ATGAAATTCAAAGCTCTATGCCTGGCGGCCGCCGCCGCCCTGAGCCTGGCCACGGGCGCCGTCGCCCAGACCGCCTGGCCGATCAAGGAAGGCGACTACGTCGCCAGGAACTTCAAGTTCGGCACGGGCGAGACCCTGCCGGAGCTGCGCCTGCACTACACCACCCTGGGCGAGCCCAGGCGCGACGCCAAGGGCAAGATCACCAACGCGGTGATGGTGCTGCACGGCACGGGCGGGACCGGCAAACAGTTCCTCAGCCCGCAGTTCGCCGAGGAGCTCTACAAGCCCGGCGGCGTGCTCGACCCGGCCAAGTATTACATCATCATGCCCGACAACATCGGCCACGGGAAAAGCTCCAAGCCCAGCGACGGCCTGAAGGCCAAGTTCCCGCAGTACGACTATGACGACATGGTCGCGGCCCAGCATGAGCTGCTGACCAAGGGTCTGGGCGTGGATCACCTGCGCCTGCTGTTCGGCACCTCGATGGGCTGCATGCACGGCTTTGTCTGGGCCGAGCAGTATCCGACGTTCTCGCAGGCGATGATGCCCATGGCCTGCCTGCCGACCGAAATCGCCGGCCGCAACCGCCTGTGGCGCAAGATGACCATCGACGGGATCACCAGCGATCCGGCCTGGAACGGCGGGAACTATACGACCCAGCCGCAGCAGGGTCTGCGCATCGCGACCAACTTCCTGATTCTGGCCGGCTCCTCGACCATCCCGATGCAAAAGGCCCTGCCGACCCGCGAGGCGACCGACAAGTTCGTCGAGGCCGACGTGACGCGCCGCATGGCCGGCATCGACGCCAACGACTTCCTGTACCAGGTGTCGTCGTCGCGGAACTACAACCCGTGGCCCAAGCTGGACGCGGTGAAGGTCCCGATGACGTGGATCAACTCGGCGGACGACTTCATCAATCCGCCGGAACTGGGCATTGACCTGGAGGCGGCCAAGCGCCTGCCGACGGCGAAGTACATCCTGATCCCCGCCAGCGAGAACACCAAGGGCCACGGCAGTCACACCTGGGCCGTGCTCTGGCAGGACGAGATGAAGGCGCTGCTGGAGCGGACCGAGAAGTAG
- a CDS encoding peptidase S10, with the protein MVLRPAALAALLLLSSAAAVQAQTSPAASTSVARAPLKAETSHVGRFNDQKVAYRAIVAETFVPDATGTAKASIITTSYVRTEMKDASRPVLFIFNGGPGASTTPLHFGAFGPKRRVGEGAEQTLIDNPVSPLDAADLVFIDPVGTGYSRPLTPEDGKAFWSRTGDAASVRYVIEQWLKAQGREASPRYILGQSYGTTRAALIARDAAALKLDGVLLFALVGAAEGREMPFVTSLPSFATVAWWHQKVDRAGRSVEQVYDEAVAFARTDYVAALIQGSSLPAAEKRKVAERMAALTGLSAEFILSKDLRLNNRDFMFELLKDQGLRTGQLDGRATRRLNAPAQRPPYDDPGLSFSLEKAPAPPKSSARTVKPDIAVPVGKGESEAVEIYFRKALKFESPQTYTSLNLEVNAAWNHEGMTDANVFLGQAMQADPKLRLFWASGLYDITTPAYRGRYALDQAGVPADRLTAAQFPGGHSVFTEEGNRAALAEAVRKFVRP; encoded by the coding sequence ATGGTGCTACGACCCGCCGCCCTGGCCGCGCTGCTGCTCCTGAGTTCCGCCGCGGCGGTTCAGGCCCAGACATCGCCGGCCGCCTCCACGTCCGTCGCGCGTGCGCCTCTGAAGGCCGAAACGAGCCATGTGGGCCGCTTCAATGATCAGAAGGTGGCTTACCGCGCGATCGTCGCCGAGACCTTCGTTCCGGATGCGACCGGGACCGCCAAGGCGTCGATCATCACCACCTCCTATGTCCGCACGGAAATGAAGGACGCCTCGCGGCCGGTGCTGTTCATCTTCAACGGCGGGCCGGGCGCATCGACGACCCCGCTGCATTTCGGAGCCTTCGGCCCGAAACGTCGGGTGGGCGAGGGCGCGGAGCAGACCCTGATCGACAATCCGGTCAGCCCGCTGGACGCCGCCGACCTGGTGTTCATCGACCCGGTGGGCACGGGCTACAGTCGCCCGCTCACGCCCGAGGACGGCAAGGCGTTCTGGAGCCGCACGGGCGACGCCGCGTCGGTCCGCTATGTGATCGAGCAATGGCTGAAGGCGCAGGGACGCGAAGCCTCGCCGCGTTACATCCTGGGCCAGAGCTACGGCACGACCCGAGCCGCGCTGATCGCCAGGGACGCCGCCGCGCTGAAGCTGGACGGGGTGCTGCTGTTCGCGCTGGTGGGCGCGGCCGAGGGGCGCGAGATGCCTTTCGTCACCAGCCTGCCCAGCTTCGCCACCGTCGCCTGGTGGCATCAGAAGGTCGACCGCGCCGGCCGCTCGGTCGAGCAGGTCTATGACGAGGCCGTCGCCTTCGCGCGCACCGACTATGTGGCCGCGCTGATCCAGGGCTCCAGCTTGCCGGCGGCGGAGAAACGCAAGGTCGCCGAACGGATGGCGGCGCTGACCGGGCTTTCGGCGGAGTTCATCCTGTCCAAGGACCTGCGCCTGAACAATCGCGACTTCATGTTCGAGCTGCTGAAGGATCAGGGCCTGCGGACCGGCCAGCTGGACGGCCGCGCGACGCGCCGCCTGAACGCCCCGGCTCAGCGTCCGCCCTATGACGATCCGGGCCTGTCGTTCTCGCTGGAGAAGGCGCCCGCGCCGCCCAAGTCGAGCGCCAGGACGGTCAAGCCGGACATCGCCGTGCCTGTGGGCAAGGGTGAATCCGAGGCGGTGGAGATCTACTTCCGCAAGGCCCTGAAGTTCGAGAGCCCGCAGACCTACACCTCCCTCAATCTGGAGGTGAACGCGGCCTGGAACCACGAGGGCATGACCGACGCCAATGTGTTCCTGGGGCAGGCCATGCAGGCCGATCCCAAGCTTCGCCTGTTCTGGGCGTCGGGGCTCTACGACATCACCACGCCGGCCTATCGGGGGCGCTACGCCCTGGACCAGGCCGGGGTGCCCGCCGACCGCCTGACGGCGGCTCAATTTCCAGGGGGCCATTCGGTGTTCACCGAGGAAGGCAACCGCGCAGCCCTGGCCGAGGCTGTCCGCAAGTTCGTTCGGCCTTAA
- a CDS encoding APC family permease produces MTANLRHSVRLIDLIMLGAGTAVGAAIFTVLGPAAKIGGDGVLIATMLAVLPMGLFAVVYAYLSSTAPRTAASFEWQRRFTSPTLAFAIVWMRVLSNAVVMIVLARVLISYLSMVLPLPAAPTILGFFGLIFALNYVGVAVAARAQTILMFLLLGALSIFVFAAAPRFEPRLFIEATEGGILPILAALPLMIQLFLGIETATEVGEEVEDAERKIPLGMAGALVLTMVIYLSVTFAAMSAIGVEGLAASEAPLLDAAKAVLGPIATPLIVTAAVFSLAKSMNAVFLVYARFLFAMGRAGVLPAALGRVHPKFGTPHIASLVALGGCVAAVFLPSSLLFLLLAVNVPTMMKYFGTCLAAFNVARAHPEVHAAARLKFNRGTVQVLAALGGIAAVIIAALGFGTDWRPYGLLAVWLAVGLSWYAWRRRARTA; encoded by the coding sequence ATGACCGCAAACCTTCGCCATAGCGTCCGCCTGATCGACCTCATCATGCTGGGGGCGGGGACCGCGGTCGGCGCGGCCATCTTCACCGTGCTCGGCCCGGCCGCGAAGATCGGCGGCGACGGCGTGCTGATCGCCACCATGCTGGCGGTCCTGCCCATGGGCCTGTTCGCCGTGGTCTATGCCTATCTGTCGTCCACCGCGCCGCGTACGGCGGCCTCGTTCGAGTGGCAGAGGCGGTTCACTAGCCCGACCCTGGCCTTCGCCATCGTCTGGATGCGCGTGCTGTCGAACGCGGTGGTGATGATCGTCCTGGCCCGGGTGCTGATCAGCTATCTGTCCATGGTGCTGCCGTTGCCGGCGGCGCCGACGATCCTGGGCTTCTTCGGCCTGATCTTCGCGCTCAACTATGTGGGTGTGGCGGTGGCCGCGCGGGCGCAGACGATCCTGATGTTCCTGCTGCTGGGCGCGCTCAGCATCTTCGTCTTCGCCGCCGCGCCAAGGTTCGAGCCTCGCCTGTTCATCGAGGCGACCGAGGGCGGCATCCTGCCGATCCTGGCGGCGCTGCCGCTGATGATCCAGCTCTTCCTCGGCATCGAGACGGCGACGGAAGTCGGCGAAGAGGTCGAGGACGCCGAGCGCAAGATCCCCCTGGGCATGGCCGGGGCCCTGGTCCTGACCATGGTCATCTACCTGTCGGTGACCTTCGCCGCCATGAGCGCCATCGGCGTCGAAGGCCTTGCCGCCAGCGAGGCGCCGCTGCTGGACGCGGCCAAGGCCGTGCTCGGCCCGATCGCCACGCCGCTGATCGTCACCGCAGCCGTGTTCTCCCTGGCCAAGTCGATGAACGCGGTCTTCCTGGTCTATGCCCGCTTTCTGTTCGCCATGGGCCGGGCCGGCGTGCTGCCGGCGGCGCTCGGCCGGGTGCACCCCAAGTTCGGCACGCCGCATATCGCCAGCCTGGTCGCCCTGGGCGGCTGCGTGGCGGCGGTGTTCCTGCCGTCGAGCCTGCTGTTCCTGCTGCTGGCGGTGAACGTGCCGACGATGATGAAGTACTTCGGCACCTGCCTGGCGGCGTTCAACGTCGCTCGCGCCCATCCGGAGGTTCACGCCGCCGCGCGGCTGAAGTTCAATCGCGGCACGGTGCAGGTGCTGGCCGCCCTGGGCGGGATCGCCGCCGTGATCATCGCGGCGCTGGGCTTCGGCACCGACTGGCGGCCCTACGGCCTGCTGGCGGTCTGGCTGGCGGTCGGGCTGAGCTGGTACGCGTGGCGGAGGCGCGCCCGCACGGCCTAG
- a CDS encoding NAD(P)-dependent oxidoreductase, with the protein MKVAFIGLGVMGFPMAGYLAKAGHEIAVFNRSPEKAQRWVQTHGGRAGATIGEAAAGAEIVFLCVGNDDDVRGVVPQAAATMAEGGIIVDHTTTSARVAREMGELCAKAGRSFVDAPVSGGQAGAENGQLTIMVGADKAAFDRAQPVMDAYAKAITHMGETGTGQLTKMCNQIAIAGVVQGVAEAVHFATQAGLDTDLVLTAISKGAAQSWQMENRWPTMAQGKFDFGFAVDWMRKDLGIALDEARTNGARLEGTALIDQFYADVQGLGGRRWDTSSLVARLNKKK; encoded by the coding sequence ATGAAAGTCGCTTTCATCGGTCTTGGTGTCATGGGCTTTCCCATGGCGGGGTATCTGGCCAAGGCCGGGCACGAGATCGCCGTCTTCAACCGCAGTCCGGAAAAGGCCCAGCGCTGGGTGCAAACCCATGGCGGCCGGGCCGGCGCGACCATCGGCGAGGCGGCGGCCGGGGCCGAGATCGTCTTCCTGTGCGTCGGCAATGACGACGACGTGCGCGGCGTGGTTCCGCAGGCCGCCGCGACCATGGCCGAAGGCGGGATCATCGTCGACCACACCACCACCAGCGCCAGGGTGGCCCGCGAAATGGGCGAACTTTGCGCCAAGGCTGGCCGCAGCTTCGTCGATGCGCCGGTGTCGGGCGGGCAGGCGGGGGCCGAGAACGGCCAGCTGACCATCATGGTCGGAGCCGACAAGGCCGCCTTCGACCGCGCTCAGCCGGTGATGGACGCCTACGCCAAGGCTATCACCCACATGGGCGAGACCGGCACGGGCCAACTGACCAAGATGTGCAACCAGATCGCCATCGCCGGCGTGGTCCAGGGCGTGGCCGAGGCGGTCCACTTCGCCACCCAGGCCGGGCTCGATACGGATCTGGTGCTGACCGCCATCTCCAAGGGCGCGGCCCAGAGCTGGCAGATGGAGAACCGCTGGCCCACCATGGCCCAGGGCAAGTTCGACTTCGGCTTCGCCGTCGACTGGATGCGCAAGGACCTGGGCATCGCCCTGGACGAGGCGCGGACCAACGGCGCGCGGCTGGAGGGCACGGCCCTGATCGACCAGTTCTACGCCGATGTGCAGGGTCTGGGCGGGCGCCGCTGGGACACCTCCAGCCTGGTCGCCCGTTTGAACAAGAAGAAGTAG
- a CDS encoding amidohydrolase family protein has protein sequence MTFRSFALAGAAVLALAGQAFAATERYVVIANGEKVGHLTAEIDGSNVAIDYAVSNNGRGPKAREKITLSPDGRPVKWTIEGSSLFGNPVNETFDWSGGTARWSSAPDKGTVKAAQPIFYAPADASPWMDGQFARVLLKAPNRTLPILPSGSMRLDEVRKLTLGEGAKAVNLTVYEMSGLDLQPSTIVLDDKGELFANGGMVREGYEAEFKVLQKMSQELALQSAKAAKVKLAHTFDGPVRIKNARIFDPRAMKVGELSEVVIFDDKIVSIEPASKRPTAKGETIIDAEGGVLVPGLHDMHHHASLSSNLFNLAAGVTSIRDQGNENEVLLSRMKMLEAGEIAGPRIVRNGFLEGRSPYSARHGFIADSLDEALKDVRWYADHGYWQIKIYNSFNPDWVAPVTAEAHRLGMGVTGHVPAFSSPDRVINDGYSDIAHVNQLMLGWILSPEEDTRTPLRLTGMARGTDLDLNSPKVQKTVELMRQKGVKLDTTAVILERLMLSRGGQVNAGDAPYLDHVPIGYQRYRKRGFVTLKHPHDDERYQGGFTRVLEVLKLLDDKDVQLLPGTDDGTGFTLHRELELYVKAGIPAAKALRLATLDCETYFGRDQQLGTIERGKLADFLLVAGDPTKDISKIRQVRMTMVGGVAYYPSEIYQHFSIKPFAPPPPVTPAGKE, from the coding sequence ATGACCTTCCGCTCTTTCGCCCTCGCGGGCGCAGCCGTCCTCGCCCTGGCCGGTCAGGCTTTCGCCGCCACCGAACGCTACGTGGTGATCGCCAACGGCGAGAAGGTCGGTCACCTGACCGCCGAGATCGACGGCTCAAACGTCGCCATCGACTACGCCGTCAGCAACAACGGCCGCGGCCCCAAGGCGCGTGAGAAGATCACCCTGTCGCCGGACGGCCGCCCGGTGAAGTGGACCATCGAAGGCTCGTCGCTGTTCGGCAATCCGGTCAATGAGACCTTCGACTGGAGCGGCGGGACTGCTCGCTGGTCAAGCGCGCCGGACAAGGGAACGGTCAAGGCCGCCCAGCCGATCTTCTACGCGCCGGCCGACGCCAGCCCCTGGATGGACGGCCAGTTCGCCCGCGTCCTGCTGAAGGCGCCGAACCGGACCCTGCCGATCCTGCCGTCGGGCTCGATGCGCCTGGACGAGGTGCGCAAGCTGACCCTGGGCGAGGGCGCCAAGGCGGTGAACCTCACGGTCTATGAGATGAGCGGCCTGGACCTTCAGCCCAGCACCATCGTCCTGGACGACAAGGGGGAGCTGTTCGCCAACGGCGGCATGGTCCGCGAGGGCTACGAGGCGGAGTTCAAGGTGCTGCAGAAGATGAGCCAGGAGCTCGCCCTGCAAAGCGCCAAGGCCGCCAAGGTCAAGCTGGCCCATACCTTCGACGGTCCCGTGCGGATCAAGAACGCCCGCATCTTCGACCCGCGCGCCATGAAGGTGGGCGAACTGTCGGAAGTGGTGATCTTCGACGACAAGATCGTCAGCATCGAGCCGGCCAGCAAGCGTCCGACCGCCAAGGGCGAGACGATCATCGACGCCGAGGGCGGTGTGCTGGTCCCCGGCCTGCACGACATGCACCATCACGCGTCGCTGTCGTCGAACCTGTTCAACCTGGCCGCCGGCGTCACCTCGATCCGCGATCAGGGCAACGAGAACGAAGTCCTGCTCAGCCGCATGAAGATGCTGGAGGCCGGAGAGATCGCCGGGCCGCGCATCGTGCGCAACGGCTTCCTGGAAGGCCGTAGTCCTTATTCCGCCCGCCACGGGTTCATCGCCGACAGCCTCGATGAGGCCCTCAAGGACGTGCGCTGGTACGCCGATCACGGCTACTGGCAGATCAAGATCTACAACAGCTTCAACCCGGACTGGGTCGCTCCGGTCACCGCCGAGGCTCATCGCCTGGGCATGGGGGTCACCGGCCACGTGCCGGCTTTCTCCTCACCCGACCGCGTGATCAATGACGGCTACAGCGACATCGCCCACGTCAACCAGCTGATGCTGGGCTGGATCCTGTCGCCGGAAGAGGACACCCGCACGCCGCTTCGCCTGACGGGCATGGCGCGGGGGACCGATCTCGATCTCAACTCGCCCAAGGTACAAAAGACCGTCGAGCTGATGCGCCAGAAGGGCGTCAAGCTCGACACCACCGCCGTGATCCTGGAACGCCTGATGCTGAGCCGGGGCGGGCAGGTGAACGCCGGTGACGCGCCGTATCTCGACCACGTGCCGATCGGCTACCAGCGCTACCGCAAGCGCGGCTTCGTGACCCTCAAGCATCCGCACGATGACGAGCGCTATCAGGGCGGCTTCACCCGCGTGCTTGAGGTGCTCAAGCTGCTCGATGACAAGGACGTCCAGCTTCTGCCGGGCACCGACGACGGCACGGGCTTCACCCTGCATCGCGAGCTGGAGCTATATGTGAAGGCCGGCATTCCGGCGGCCAAGGCCCTGCGCCTGGCGACCCTGGACTGCGAGACCTATTTCGGCCGCGACCAGCAGCTTGGCACGATCGAGCGCGGCAAGCTGGCGGACTTCCTGCTGGTGGCCGGTGATCCGACCAAGGACATCTCCAAGATCCGCCAGGTGCGCATGACCATGGTCGGCGGCGTCGCCTACTATCCGTCCGAGATCTACCAGCACTTCAGCATCAAGCCGTTCGCGCCGCCGCCGCCGGTGACGCCGGCCGGCAAGGAGTAA
- a CDS encoding flagellar motor protein MotB: MAIGNDAPIIIKKVKKGGGHGHHGGAWKVAYADFVTAMMAFFLLMWLLSSTTEEQRQGIADYFAPASVTDSTSGSGGILGGTALGEEGDQSRGSQAIVEATAPQAPPDAIEQGQSARTGAALDNATEDALRQALMKKENDSFASAAQSLRQSLQDMPELAELSKQIFIDQTPEGLRIQLVDQEGRSMFKESAATPNDRARVLLRAIAKIVNELPNRLTISGHTSANASGRQSDADWPLSANRANAARQILQGAGVDGDRIYQVSGKANSEPLYPDDPTLAGNRRISIVLLRDKPVLPANGGF, from the coding sequence ATGGCGATCGGCAACGACGCTCCGATCATCATCAAGAAGGTCAAGAAGGGCGGCGGCCATGGTCACCATGGCGGCGCCTGGAAGGTGGCTTACGCCGACTTCGTGACCGCCATGATGGCGTTCTTCCTGCTCATGTGGCTGCTGTCCTCGACCACCGAGGAACAGCGCCAAGGCATCGCCGACTATTTCGCCCCGGCCAGCGTCACCGACAGCACCAGCGGCTCTGGCGGCATCCTGGGCGGCACCGCCCTGGGTGAAGAAGGCGACCAGTCCCGCGGCTCGCAGGCCATCGTCGAGGCCACCGCTCCCCAGGCCCCGCCGGACGCCATCGAACAGGGCCAGAGCGCCCGCACCGGCGCCGCCCTCGACAACGCCACCGAGGACGCCCTGCGTCAGGCGCTGATGAAGAAGGAGAACGACAGCTTCGCCTCCGCTGCCCAGTCCCTGCGCCAGTCTTTGCAGGACATGCCGGAGCTGGCCGAACTGTCGAAGCAGATCTTCATCGACCAGACCCCGGAAGGCCTGCGCATCCAGCTGGTCGACCAGGAAGGCCGCTCGATGTTCAAGGAAAGCGCCGCCACTCCCAACGACCGCGCCCGCGTCCTGCTGCGCGCCATCGCCAAGATCGTCAACGAGCTGCCCAACCGTCTGACTATCTCCGGCCACACCAGCGCCAACGCCAGCGGCCGCCAGTCGGACGCCGACTGGCCGCTGTCGGCCAACCGCGCCAACGCCGCCCGCCAGATCCTGCAAGGCGCCGGCGTCGACGGCGACCGCATCTATCAGGTGTCGGGCAAGGCCAATTCCGAGCCGCTGTACCCGGACGATCCGACCCTGGCGGGCAACCGTCGGATCTCCATCGTCCTGCTGCGCGACAAGCCCGTCCTGCCGGCCAACGGCGGTTTCTGA